The segment ACCGGTCGGCGGCAGTCCGGGCTGCTCCCGGTCGAATTCGTCGAGCACGTCGGCCGGCGTCGTCTGCCGGAACAGCAGTCGGGCCGGATTGCGCATGGCCCGCGTCAGCGTTTGTTCGAAGAACGAATCGGAGAACGGCGCGGCCGGCAGCCGCCCCCACTCCACGTGCGGCTCGCCTTCGCGCCAGAAGAACCGCGTCGGCGTCCAGCCCAGCAGGTGCGCGAGGCTCACGGGACGTTCCTTTCGATCCAGGTGCGCCGGGCCGCCAGCAGCGCCGCCCGCACGTCGGCAGCGGAAAAAACCAAGCCTCGTTCCGCGCCCGCCGCCACGGCGAGCGTCACGAACGCGTCGGCGTCGCCGGCCGCGGCCAGCCGTTCCAGCAACTCCGCGTCATGGACGACATGCCGGTGAAACTCGGCCAACGAGGGAGGCAACGCCGACGGAGACATGGGGCGATCGAAAGCAGGAGCAGGGCAGCGCGAATGAGGATGGCGTGAATCCCGCGGTGATGTAAACGCTCGAGACGGCACGAGTCTTCGAGAAATCCGACGTTGCGCGATGGAAGCCGGCGGATTACTCGGGCAGCCTGCTTGCCAGCCATGCCCGCCGCCGCCGAACGTCTGCTCGCCTGGACCGACCGCCTGATGGATCCGACCCGGCCTCCCGGCGAACTGCGCGCCGTCGCGCTGGAGTGGTATCACTGGGGCCTCGCGCAATGCGACGTGCCGGACGAACATGACGGCCCGCCCGGCCACGCCTTTTTCGCCGGCACGCTGCTCCCCGCGGGCAGGGCCATTTCCCCCGTCGGGGCGGCGCGCTGCCTGTGGGAGCACCGCCGCACGGCGGTATTCCTGCGCGCGGTCGATGAGGCGCTGCGCTGTATGCGCGCGCGTTTTCCCGGTGAAACGCTGCACGTGCTCGAGGCCGGCTGCGGTCCGCTCGCACCGCTGGCCCTACCGTTCGCGCTACGGTATCCGAGAGATCAGGTCGTCTTCACGCTGCTCGACGTGCATCCGCTCGCCATCGAGTGCGCGCGGCGGCTGGCGGACCAGCTCGGCGTCCGCGATTCCATCCGCGCCTTCGTGGTGGCGGACGCTACGCGGGTGCGGTTCGCCGAAGCCGACCGGCCGCACCTCATCGCCTGCGAGGTGCTGCAACACGCGCTGATGAAGGAACCGCAAGTCGCGGCC is part of the Opitutus terrae PB90-1 genome and harbors:
- a CDS encoding Nif11 family protein; this encodes MSPSALPPSLAEFHRHVVHDAELLERLAAAGDADAFVTLAVAAGAERGLVFSAADVRAALLAARRTWIERNVP
- a CDS encoding methyltransferase domain-containing protein, with translation MPAAAERLLAWTDRLMDPTRPPGELRAVALEWYHWGLAQCDVPDEHDGPPGHAFFAGTLLPAGRAISPVGAARCLWEHRRTAVFLRAVDEALRCMRARFPGETLHVLEAGCGPLAPLALPFALRYPRDQVVFTLLDVHPLAIECARRLADQLGVRDSIRAFVVADATRVRFAEADRPHLIACEVLQHALMKEPQVAATLNLAPQLRPGGCFLPEYIDVQAGLFDVGEHYAPPAAGLTDDAIASRGLTPLGSAFSLEAAAVHRLHERAPGRLTGGTVLVPAHHRTRTPLHLFTHLRVFGRHTLRDFESSLNLPQRVNYPAALAERGGELAFDYEISTQPGLRVRT